Proteins found in one Miscanthus floridulus cultivar M001 chromosome 4, ASM1932011v1, whole genome shotgun sequence genomic segment:
- the LOC136552166 gene encoding protein TILLER ANGLE CONTROL 1, whose amino-acid sequence MGLKVFHWLNRRMHPNTEYCTIHGNKAMEDKEDSVPHSVVEKDTEALLLRDVLLNGILAIGTLGHHVDSFCPEACIEEDDLLIMGDEKVIEEEKDDEEPRNDQVKEDVALETEPCEPVLPIVEPAKMHSLSMKEGNFTCFVTEEILIHEVEDGGVANIQERPLLMVEKVEKVRTTLADLFAAEVFSSSAPGENSCQDIIDVAGASTSKHTSCMEKMHQKKPRKPTPKPLKATRKLSQVMRKMVGKKIHPEQFNGRSNAEGPLTA is encoded by the exons ATGGGCCTAAAG GTGTTTCATTGGCTGAATCGGAGGATGCATCCTAATACTGAGTACTGCACTATCCATGGTAACAAGG CCATGGAGGATAAGGAGGACTCCGTGCCTCATAGTGTGGTTGAGAAAGACACTGAAGCCCTTCTGCTCCGTGATGTGCTTCTTAATGGTATACTTGCAATTGGCACACTTGGACATCACGTAGACTCATTTTGTCCTGAGGCTTGCATTGAAGAAGATGATCTCCTCATCATGGGTGATGAGAAAGTAATTGaggaagagaaagatgatgaGGAACCGAGGAATGATCAGGTGAAAGAAGACGTTGCATTGGAAACAGAGCCATGTGAACCAGTATTGCCTATTGTTGAGCCTGCTAAGATGCATTCATTGTCGATGAAAGAAGGCAACTTTACATGCTTTGTAACAGAAGAAATCCTGATACATGAGGTGGAAGATGGGGGAGTTGCTAATATCCAGGAACGACCACTTCTGATGGTAGAGAAGGTGGAGAAAGTAAGAACTACACTTGCTGATTTATTTGCAGCAGAAGTATTCTCATCAAGTGCTCCAGGGGAGAATAGTTGCCAGGATATCATCGATGTTGCTGGGGCATCCACTTCAAAGCATACATCATGCATGGAAAAGATGCATCAAAAGAAACCAAGGAAGCCAACACCAAAACCACTGAAAGCCACAAGAAAATTAAGTCAG GTCATGAGGAAGATGGTGGGGAAGAAGATCCACCCAGAGCAGTTCAATGGGCGTAGCAATGCAGAGGGTCCCCTTACTGCATGA